From a region of the Pectobacterium aquaticum genome:
- a CDS encoding beta-glucoside-specific PTS transporter subunit IIABC — protein MNSKVLAENILELVGGETNVSTLVHCATRLRFKIVDHGKVDVAALEALDGVITVINASGQLQVVIGNRVPEVYRAFGSISRLLEDGDGKRQTAESEASTSAMGRLIDLVAGIFTPLLGAMAAAGVLKGALSIVIALGWLNTKESTYVILHAASDSLFYFLPMLLAITAARKFETNIFVAVSVAGALVYPTIQGLFDAGQPVTFFGLPVVMMKYTSSVIPIIFSVWLMSYIERFLNRHIHESVRNILTPFFLLVLMVPLTLMTIGPIGISASKLIASVFVSIYEFNPILAGALMAASWQILVIFGVHWGFVTVFINDLSVMGHSYLKAASSPSVFAQSGALLGVMVRTKDKKLKALAGSTFIASLFGITEPGVYGVTLKLKKPFICAVIAAAVGGAIVGYAKSSAVSMGMPGLLTLPIFYGEGFVGFLIGCAIAFAVSFVLTIIVGFDEPVPPAEKAPVPTHSPAATPAAPVSRQNANAVSLALKDAPETAEQLGSPAKGELISLEEVNDKVFSSGVVGQGVAILPQEGRIYSPVDGVIASTFASGHAVGILSQGGAEILIHVGINTVQLEGQHYQMHVAEGDKVQKGQLLLEFDLEEIQKAGYDTVTPMVVTNADEYHLFSPGSARQLVVGETVIALA, from the coding sequence ATGAATAGCAAAGTGCTCGCTGAAAATATTCTGGAGTTAGTCGGAGGAGAAACCAACGTTTCAACTCTGGTGCATTGTGCAACACGCTTGCGCTTTAAGATTGTGGATCACGGTAAAGTGGATGTGGCTGCGCTTGAGGCGCTGGATGGCGTCATTACGGTCATCAATGCTTCAGGACAATTGCAGGTGGTGATCGGGAACCGAGTGCCGGAGGTGTACCGCGCTTTTGGTTCGATCTCCAGGCTGCTGGAGGACGGTGACGGGAAACGCCAGACGGCGGAAAGTGAGGCATCAACGTCTGCGATGGGACGGCTGATCGATCTGGTTGCTGGGATCTTTACCCCATTGCTGGGGGCGATGGCGGCAGCGGGGGTGCTGAAAGGCGCATTGTCTATTGTGATTGCGCTCGGGTGGCTGAATACCAAAGAAAGTACCTATGTCATCCTGCACGCGGCGTCTGACAGCCTGTTCTACTTCCTGCCGATGCTGTTGGCGATTACCGCCGCGCGTAAATTCGAAACCAACATTTTTGTGGCCGTGTCGGTTGCTGGCGCACTGGTTTACCCCACGATTCAGGGGTTGTTCGACGCCGGTCAACCCGTGACGTTTTTCGGTCTGCCCGTTGTAATGATGAAATACACCTCCTCGGTGATCCCGATTATCTTCAGCGTGTGGCTGATGTCATATATCGAGCGTTTCCTGAATCGCCATATTCACGAAAGCGTGCGCAATATCCTGACGCCGTTCTTCCTGCTGGTGCTGATGGTGCCACTCACGCTGATGACCATCGGGCCGATTGGCATTTCAGCCAGTAAGCTCATTGCGTCGGTGTTCGTCAGTATCTATGAGTTCAATCCTATTCTTGCCGGGGCGTTGATGGCGGCGTCATGGCAGATCTTGGTGATCTTTGGCGTTCACTGGGGATTTGTGACCGTGTTCATCAACGATCTCTCCGTCATGGGGCACAGCTACCTTAAAGCCGCCTCCAGCCCGTCGGTCTTTGCCCAGTCCGGTGCACTGCTAGGCGTCATGGTGCGTACCAAAGATAAAAAGCTCAAAGCGCTGGCGGGTAGTACGTTTATCGCGTCTCTGTTTGGCATCACGGAACCCGGTGTTTATGGCGTGACGCTGAAGCTGAAAAAACCGTTTATCTGCGCGGTGATCGCCGCTGCAGTCGGGGGCGCTATCGTCGGCTATGCGAAAAGCTCTGCGGTCTCTATGGGGATGCCCGGCTTGCTGACGCTGCCGATTTTCTACGGCGAAGGTTTTGTTGGATTCCTTATTGGTTGCGCTATCGCCTTCGCGGTGAGTTTTGTACTGACCATCATTGTTGGTTTTGACGAGCCCGTACCGCCTGCTGAAAAAGCGCCAGTGCCAACGCACTCTCCAGCAGCGACACCTGCTGCGCCTGTATCACGTCAGAACGCGAATGCTGTGTCTCTGGCGCTGAAAGACGCACCTGAAACGGCTGAACAGCTGGGATCGCCAGCAAAAGGTGAACTGATTTCGCTGGAAGAGGTAAATGACAAGGTGTTCTCTTCTGGCGTCGTCGGGCAGGGCGTCGCCATTCTGCCGCAGGAAGGGCGCATCTATTCGCCGGTGGACGGCGTGATTGCCAGCACGTTCGCCAGCGGCCATGCCGTCGGTATTCTTTCGCAGGGCGGTGCGGAGATCCTGATCCATGTCGGCATCAATACGGTACAACTGGAAGGCCAGCATTATCAGATGCACGTTGCAGAAGGCGACAAGGTGCAAAAAGGCCAACTGCTGCTGGAGTTTGATTTGGAAGAAATCCAGAAGGCGGGCTACGATACCGTGACGCCAATGGTGGTGACGAATGCGGATGAGTACCACCTATTCAGCCCAGGATCCGCTCGTCAGTTGGTGGTGGGAGAGACGGTGATCGCGCTGGCGTAG
- a CDS encoding glycoside hydrolase family 1 protein — MKAFPDGFLWGGSVAANQVEGAWNEDGKGVSTSDLQLQGVHGPVTERDESISCIKDRAIDFYHQYPQDIQLFAEMGFKVLRTSIAWTRIYPEGDEAESCEAGLAFYDSLFDEMAKHQIQPLITLSHYEMPYGLVKKLGGWGNRAVIDHFEKYARTVFSRYKDKVKYWLTFNEINMALHSPFTGIGLDGEPSKQDIYQAIHHQLVASARAVKACHDIIPDAKIGNMLLGAVRYPMTCHPKDVLEAQSKNREWLFFGDVQVRGTYPAWIQRYFRENGVELTITAQDKDDLSHTVDFVSFSYYMSGCATFEPEKYQSSRGNIIRLIPNPHLEASEWGWQIDPEGLRFLLNELYDRYQKPLFIVENGLGARDVVEDDGSIHDSYRIDYLRRHLVQVREAIDDGVELLGYTSWGPIDLVSAGTAQMSKRYGFIHVDRDDEGKGTLERRRKDSFYWYQNVINSNGKSL, encoded by the coding sequence ATGAAAGCATTCCCCGACGGATTTTTATGGGGCGGTTCAGTTGCAGCAAACCAGGTTGAAGGGGCATGGAATGAGGACGGTAAAGGTGTGTCGACCTCCGATCTTCAGCTACAGGGCGTGCACGGTCCGGTGACGGAACGCGATGAGAGCATTAGCTGCATCAAAGATCGGGCCATCGATTTTTATCATCAATATCCGCAGGATATTCAGCTGTTTGCCGAAATGGGTTTTAAGGTGTTGCGCACCTCGATTGCCTGGACGCGTATTTACCCCGAAGGCGATGAAGCCGAGTCCTGCGAAGCGGGTTTGGCCTTCTACGATAGTCTGTTCGATGAAATGGCAAAGCATCAGATTCAGCCACTGATTACGCTGTCACACTATGAAATGCCTTACGGGCTGGTAAAAAAACTGGGAGGTTGGGGCAACCGTGCCGTCATCGACCATTTTGAGAAGTATGCCCGTACCGTTTTCAGCCGTTATAAAGACAAGGTGAAGTACTGGCTGACCTTCAATGAAATCAACATGGCGCTGCATTCACCCTTTACGGGTATCGGGCTAGACGGTGAACCTTCAAAACAGGATATTTATCAGGCTATCCACCACCAGTTGGTTGCCAGCGCACGCGCGGTAAAAGCCTGCCACGACATTATCCCAGACGCCAAAATCGGCAACATGCTATTGGGCGCGGTACGCTACCCCATGACTTGCCATCCGAAAGATGTGCTGGAAGCGCAGAGCAAGAATCGGGAATGGCTGTTCTTTGGTGACGTGCAGGTTCGCGGTACCTATCCGGCCTGGATTCAGCGCTATTTCCGAGAAAATGGCGTCGAGCTAACCATTACCGCACAGGATAAAGACGACCTGAGCCACACCGTGGACTTTGTCTCCTTCAGCTATTACATGAGCGGCTGTGCAACTTTCGAGCCGGAAAAATATCAATCTTCACGCGGCAATATCATCCGCCTGATTCCTAACCCGCACCTTGAAGCGTCCGAATGGGGCTGGCAGATCGATCCCGAAGGCCTGCGCTTCCTGCTAAATGAGCTGTATGACCGCTATCAGAAGCCGCTGTTCATCGTGGAAAATGGGCTGGGTGCACGCGACGTGGTGGAAGACGATGGCAGCATTCACGACAGCTACCGCATTGATTACCTGCGTCGCCATCTGGTTCAGGTACGTGAAGCCATTGACGATGGCGTTGAGCTGCTGGGCTACACCAGTTGGGGGCCGATCGATCTGGTCAGTGCGGGTACGGCACAGATGTCAAAACGCTACGGCTTTATTCATGTCGATCGCGATGATGAAGGCAAAGGCACGCTGGAGCGTCGGCGCAAAGACAGCTTCTACTGGTATCAAAACGTGATTAACAGCAACGGCAAATCGCTGTAA